The window ACCAGCAAGTAAATTTTCTTCAGTTTGCTGGTTTGCCTGAGGAAGACACAAAATTCTACAGTATCAAGATCTAATCCCCAATCAAATCCAGTCATCATAAAAAGAACAGTTATCGaaactgataaaaaaaaaaaaaaaaaacttttgatgCTAACTAGCAAGTTTTTCAATATAAAGCTTATGAAATGGAAAACTAAAGCAGGGGATATCAACCTTGGCTTCTGCTTCTGCGGCTTCGAGTCGACGGGTCCTCTGTACGGCTTCGAGAGCTTGACGCTGGCGTGCCGCTTCTTGTTTAGCCTTCCTCTCTCTCTCAAACTTCAACTTGGCCTTCTCTTTCCTCTCTCTCTGCTCCTTCTCCAACTTCTCTCTGGCCCTTCTCAATTCGAAATCCATCCCAAAAAATCTTAGATCTTCTCCAATCAAATCCAATCGAAAATTCAACAATTAAGGGGCTCCGATTGCAAAttttatgaatgaattgatGATTCAAAGTATGATTGAacttccttgattctttcttgCCGTTAAAGTTAAGAGCTATCAATctgcatacatatatataccaTTTTCATATGCAAAAATCAATATTCAAAGTCCACTTTTGAGTTCCAGAAGGTTCTGGGCCTAATGGTTGTTGGTAATGGACTTTAATTTGGGCTCTTCCACaccaatatttattttgttgggCTTTACTTTTACTAATTaattgaaatgaaaaatatttaaatattacaatttatcGTATTACATATGGTAActagaagaaaaaaaacatcatatgaaataataaatacTACAAAGAAATAATCTAATTCTTATGTGATTTATACCTTAACATATAGTTTATATGACATGACTTTGCTTTGATTATGTGAACTTAGTGATAACTGGCACTAATgtaaatacttttaaaaattttaatccaattaaaatttaatgaaaagtaggattttttttttcgttaAACTGAAtgtaaaacaaaatataatagttttaaaaatattgtcgTGTTATGGAGTTTTTTTCTTTACTACAAAATATAATAGTACAATAggataaagataaatttgaaaGATAATTTCTGGTACGTTGAGATCCGTCTTATAAAATTAACTCATGAAATCGTTTCGTAAGAATTTTGTATAATTCatgaagaaaaatgatttataaactCCTCATATTTTGAGCGTACATACCAATCAATCTCGGGATTTCCAAAAGCTTTGATACAATTTCTCccataataacaaatatattttattttttttaagggaAATATCAGATGGTATAGttatatctattatatatataaatatgtgactttatatatgaatttacctttatctccttattaattattttctttacattaattgtttactttaaatgtgtcttttctttttctttattcattttttaaatatgtgtgattATTAGTANAAACCgatcgaattaattttcataaccgatgaaaaccgaacaaaattaaaatcggttaatttggttggtgaccgaattaaccgattagtttttaaaaaaattgtgatttaactttaattatatatgtaatttttttgaacactacagtctacacaaatgaataaaaacataaaatcatatacatcacaaatttttctttagaattagggctgattttaaaattaaaattaaaaaatatattaaaattgataaataataaaaatttattaaataatagtacttagtatatcggttaattcggttagccgatttcaaaattttgaaaaccgtagCCAAACCAAATTAAtcgatataaccgaatttttttaatttgaaaatcgaatttcggaaataaccgaaccaaattttcgaattgactcggttcggtcggttaattcggtttaaccgaaatttttctcacccctaataataatgtgtagtttatatgttatcaagtataagtgtctaataaattaaaggtgactaggaAAGTCAAAGCATCCGGTAtaaattgttgtcaatttacatgaaagagaataataatcaaacaacattgtaaataaaaaattgcatatcattgattgtcaaaaaagattttaataattgaatattataataaaatatatgtattgttgagagaatatgacaaataacaaaagaaaacaatatgataaaatagatatgataaaaattttagtagtccaaatctttttttaaaattaaaaaaatatttttttttccaaattagttacatatgctaattaacacgaattgtcaaaatttacaatactattatcattatcttttgttgagttaactaattttatttcaaattctaattaattcaacataTGTTTCTCACGGTTgcacgtgcattatttctagtataATAATAAGCAACTGAAACTCAATGGGGGGAAACATAAACAtcgaacattttaaaaaaatttgcaatCAAATCTCATATCAGTCATATGTTGCTTcgatttcttgaaattttgaattcttctaACGTTGACGAAAATGGCTGAAGCCTTAAGCCCGAAAGTGAAACAAAGGGCTCCATTCTCCCCGACCAGCCCGTTCTTCCTAGCCTCCAACAACGACAAACTCGAAAGGGCCCAGGCACGCGCAGCCCGAGCCGCTGCTGTCCGCCGCAAGCTCGACGCCCCTACCTCTACTGCTCCTGAAGACGACCCATGTCTCGGAAAAGAACAGATCCTTCTATTGTTGCATAATTGCATTAAACTTGCCAGTGAAAATGTTCGGATTTGTTTTTCAGTTTCTGTTGTTACTTCTTtgttttctgtttttgtttataagtttttttcttttttggttatatattttgaatacgCGTGTCCGTTCAGAAAATTAATCAGAAGAATACGTGGGAGCTGAATTTGATTGATCATCTCGTCGAAATCATTAaagttgaagaagaaaatgatgcCGAGACCAATTTCCAAAAGGTAGACTAAATTTTTTTCATGGGTTCAATTAAAAGATGCCTTTTTCTTTTAATACATGGGGAAGATAGCTTCTTGGTCATGGAAAGCTCCGTTTGGCATTGGCTTTGTTATGAATCACTGTGGTTGATACGATCCTATGGGGCGGGGCGTACAGTTAAATTTATTCCCAATTTGAGCTTTTGAGAACTTAGTTCTAATGTGTATTTTGCTGTTGTTTAATGGAGATTAATAATTGCAAGAGCAGTTTGAAGCAGTTTAAGTTTATGTATTGTATTTGGCGGATTTTGGTACTAAAAAATAATGGGATCCAAACTTTGACAATGATAGAAAGAATGAAAAAGGaaagctaattttttttttatttatcagtCTAACTGAGTGTCCGACTAAGAAACTTTTGTgttatcatgctagcattttgTCTTTTTTTACACATATATTTGATAAGTTGTTGCAGGATTCTGCCCGAGTGGAGGATTAAGTGCTTAAGTATCATATAGAAAGCAATTATGTACGTTCTAGCTTTGGTCACACATATCATGTGCTCAACCTCACATTGAAGTAGGTTTGGTGTGTTGTTATCATCAGTCATATCTGCAAATAATATCGAGTTGGGCTGGAAATTTGGCGCAGAGGCTACTGCTAATGACATCCCTTTATTCAAGAAAACGCTCTCGGAGTGTGCATATGACTTGTGTTTATGTTAGTTTGTACATTTCACACCTTTTATATCTTAACTTGTTATGTAGGCAAGTTGTACTCTAGAAGCTGGAGTTAAGATATATTCCTTGAGGGTGGATTCAGTTCATTCTGAGGCATATAAAGTCCTTGGAGGAATCAACAGGGTTGGCCACGAAAATGAACAAGGTTAGGGTTCCTATACCTATATTTCTTCTTGCTTGtcattattttcataaattttacgCTCATGAATTATTTGATCTTTAGTTGATACTTGATAAGAACTTAAATGTTGCATTTGATCTGTAAATTTTCAGATGTTTGATCTGTACATTTTCAGATGGATTTCATTCTACCATTTACTCTTACTAAATGCTTTCTGTCAGTATTTGTCACCTGGCTCTTTTCAAATGAATAATGGTGCTTGACCTGAGATTTTTCGCGTGTGTGGGTTTAGATAATTGTTTTTATTCCCTTATTTTACTTTCGATTAATTGGGTTTAATATGTACTTATCCAGATCCTATTGTCGACGATGCCAATATCAATAATgaacaagaagaaaatgattCGAAGAAGGAGCAAGGGAGAAAGGTTAAGAGTCTCTTCCTGTGTAGTAGGTCAATAACTTGATTTCAGTATCTAGTCTATTGACTATTGTTGAATTTTGAAAGAGTGCTATGTATGTGCAGTTGTCTCCGTTATCTACACTGGAGCCATCTTTTAATGCTATAAATGTAAAGAAATTTGATGGTATGTTAGTCCTTACCACTGTTAGAAAAATGCTTTTGTTTTCCTCGTTTGACTTTGTGAACTCACATTCTCTTTGTATATGttttttcctttgttttgtttatGTGTTCACTCACTGGCATGAGTGTGTGTTGAATTTTGTCACTCAGTTGCATTTGTGGTAGATCCTCTCTACCATCAGACATCAGCACAGTTTGATGAAGGTGGGGTTAAGGGTTTGTTGCTGAACAATCTTGGAGTTTATGCTGATTGCCGGGTCCTTTTCGATTCAATGGAAGTACCTGGAAAGTGTATGTCTACCACGTCTCAGTGTGAGGGGGGAGAGACAGTTGATTTGTCTTTTGCTAGAGGTATGTACATCTGCAGCATATGTTGGCTTGTATTGGCAGgaatttatcttcttttttttttaaattctgcAGAGACGACTGGTCTCTTGATCACATATTCTCGTTTGTTTAATTTTTCAGAGTGCATTGAGCAGATGGTGCTGAATATGTCAAACGATATAGAAATATCCCCCAGCCTGGGGGACATATTAAATCAGTTTGATAAAGATGAACGGATACCATATGATTTGAATTCTTCTGAGCAAGTTATTGGGAGTTCTGCCAATAAACTTGACATGGATGGTGATTTGTTCGGTAATGGTGAAACTTTCGGCTTCAGTCATGATAACCATGCAAATACTGTAGATGAAGGAGCTTATGATCAGGATCCAATTTTACCAACTCAGCCAGATGTTTCTGATTCAGTAGATTTTCATCCCTAGATTTTCTACATTATTCTTGTGTCTATTCGccctttttgaaaaataaattatatgttaaTTATGCTCTGTAACTTGTTGCTTTTTTCAGGGTGATGACAGTGTAAAGTTCCATGACCTCCACGAAGATGATAGAATTGGAGAAGTTGATGGCTACTTGTTTTTAAGTTTGGGATTTTCGACAAAGCAAAATGCATGGGCAGGGCCCAATCATTGGAAATATCAGAAGGTGAAAGGTATGCTTTCAAGTTGCAACAGGTGTTTGCACATCGAAAACTTCCAGTTCTTTTCTGTTTTCTACTTTTTTAAGCTCTGATATTTAAGGAAAACTGTTTTATAGATCCTAAGGACCCAGCTGAGGAAATTGGATCAGCAAAAgccaagaaaatgaaaaacaagAAAGCAGAGACAGACCTTGATTTTTCTAGAGCCATCGACActgatatttcaaatatatttgatgCTCCTAAGAATCCCAAGTCACTGTTGCTGCCAGCAAATCGAGCACCTTGCAACACAAAGCTTCCAGAAGATTGTCACTACCAACCAGAGGATCTTGTGAAGctatttttgttacctaatgttTTGGTAAACTTGATAGTCTGACCTCCTGCCCCCTTACTAGCCCAACCACCAACCCCACTCTTGTTTGCTAGTTTGAATTTGTTGCGTCAGTCGTGGAAGAAGAATGATACATGCTGATCTATGTCTATTTAGTCTTTCAATCTTCTAAATTGATTCAAAACATCATTGTGTTGGGATATTAaccattttgttttatttctacTTGCAGTGCCTTGGAAAGGGTGGAAGGAGGAGGAAAGGTAGGTTTGCCTTGAATGATTTCACACGACCTTATGTGCTACTTTATAGTGATACGAACTCGAACTGGTTTCAGctttacaaaagaaaataaattcttcCATAACCAAGAATAGAGAGTCCTTTCAAATCGTAGACAGAATTTGTATTGAAATGTGTCATTGCATGTGGCAACTGACAATTTTTATAACTGAAACATGATAACATGTTGTATTGTCTTCCTGATGTCAGCCAACATAGGTGACAaatttttcatcattttgacTTAAATATGTATCTAGCTATTATTTTTGACCCAACTTGTTGTTAACCTTTTCATATCATGTCGGCCCAATGACACCACTAATATGTATGTTTAGATGAAGATATTCAACATCGAGATGACTTTGGAGAAACAAAGTTTTGGGATGATGATGGTGGTGGTTTCGACGGTGCATTTGACGATGGACATTCCAACAATGATGTTGAAGAGTCGAGCACACTTATCTCCCAACCTCGGCAGGTTGGTTACATTTTGATAGAGCTTACAATTTTTCATCATTGCTCGCAGAGTCCAACTGTAGGCAATTTAAACGCTGAGATAGGTTTAGTATCTTCATTGGTAGCACATATTTGTTCCCAGTTCCATCTTTATAGCAATGTTCACTCACATGCTAATGGGCAGCCCCAATTACTGGCAGACAGCAAAGTCATAGTTCTACCCCCTAAAGTGATGCTCAAGCAAGAAGGCTGAAAATTATCCCCTTCTGATATGTTTTTTTTGCTCACCAATACATTCGATGTTTCTGAAACAAAAAGGCAGCTAGAGCCTAGAAGGCATCAGCCAtgctcatttttttttaaaacaggtAAACAGGATTGAGGTTTCGTACGACAAGACTTCCAAACAGGTTGATGTTCATGTACTCAAGGAAACTCTCTGGGACCATATTCAGAAATTGAATAAAACTTCAGTTCAGGTAAATTTTctcgttttaaattttaaaaggcCGCTTTCTCACGATCCTTCAATTACCATAGCTTGTGCCATGTACATGCAAGTACTTGCTTGTGTGTGCATTTACGTATATACATATCTTATTTCTTTCTCTGTAATCTATCGCTGCTGCAATCATGTAAACTTAACCTCCAAGGAATATTTTCAGGAAGAATCGCCAGAAGGAACAATATCCTTCCGCCAAGTCTTGTCTTGTTTTCCAGACGGCTGCCGAGCTGCAACATCTATCAATGACATCTCACCTCATTTGTGCTTCATATGTCTACTGCATTTAGCAAACGAGCATGGAATGCATATCAATAGCTGCCTGAGCTTGGACGATCTGAGCATACGCATCATACCTCGCATTGATACCCTTTCTTAAGGGCCATACTTAGGTGTTTTAGTTCTACTTAAACTTCGGGGGTTGGTTTTGCCATATGGACTAGATTTAGATTTAGATTACTGCATGCTAGATCCCTTATTTCCCTGGGATTGGTCATTGTAGTTTTGGTGTCTTATTGTTGTAATATCGACGCAATGAGAAATAAATATTCTGTTGATCTTGTTATCAtatcattatatataaatatatatagagagacCCCCTTGTACCTAGGCCTCACAAAATCCCTGCCCTTTCGTGAGGAATGCGTTTCGGTTGTGAGACGTGGCTTGATTTTTCGCCAGTTTGTTTTTAGCATCTTGGTAGACCACCTCCAAGATGTTCTTTGATCATAATCACAGGCAGCAGAAACTTTTGCAGTTTTGGAAGGAATTCATCCAACTTTTGCACGAAACGGGCTCGGTATGGCGGCTTTTCTGCAGATTATTACAAACTTGCGACACTTGGTTAGATCAATGCCTCGAGTCAAGTTGTAAACATGCCTGAAACTTAATTATtggatatttttgtaaattcaaTACAATGATATCTTATTTTTACATGCAGTAATAAATATCTGGTTTGTTATTGTTCAttgatttataataataaatattaagtaatgtgatatgatatatttacaaaattaaaatttaaaatattactattcaGTAATGGACAAGTTAGTGGATGTGACCTCACTGATAGTTGCACCTAGCCGGACAAAATGTATATCTTTATCATGTAAATTGGTGTCTATTTTAGTATTTTACCTTGAAAATCATCCGCTTAAACGCGCTTCTTAGAACACTGATATTTTCCCTTAAAATCATGTGCTGAAAATCCAACAGTTAATGACCCGTAttccatttattatttttaaaataaatataaatataaatataaatataaatataaatatataaataaaataaaataaacgaaaaacattttttttccgGTATACCGTTGTCGCTTGTATATGGTCCCGTTCTTCTTCCTTTCCCTCTCGAGATTTTACTTAATTTTCAGCGTCCCAACGAAGCAAAGTAGTAAAATCTTCAATGGCGGAGCCCAAAATTAAATACGATCGCCAGCTCAGGTTATACACGTGACGTTTTCTTGAATCCCATTTCCCTCCTCTGTATCCCTGGTGTTCATCATTACGTCCCATAGCTTTGATATTGAATGATTTTGCAAAATATGGGGTGAGCAGGGGCAGGCAGATCTTGAGAAATCAAGCATATTTGTTGAACTGTGGGCCCACAGGATCGGAAACCTTGAAAATTCTGGTTCTTGGTGGGGTTGGAAGTATCACTGTTATTGATGGTTCTAAGGTGGAGCTTGGGGATTTGGGAAATAGTTTCATGGGTATGGTTTTCCTAGTCTATTATAACATAGTTTAATGAATGTAtattgtgagtttttttgtgTCTGTGGCTTATTATTCATCGTGTTAATCGGGTTGATGTGTGTTTAGTGGATGAATTGTGTGTTGGGAAATCCAAGGCCAAAACAGTTTGCGCATTTCTACAAGAGTTGAATGATGCTGTCAAATCAAAATTTATCGAAGAGTACCCGGAGGCCTTAATTGACTCGAACCCGTCGTCGTTCTTTTCACAGTTTACCTTGGTTATTGCCACTCAGGTGCGGATATATTACTTTTCCGAGCCTGATAATCGCATACTTTGGCattgtgttttttattttatttgtcgtATTGAGTTTGTTTGAATCATAAGTGTGGCCAACATTGTTCAATGAGGTTCTAGTATCTGCTTCTTATGACGCACCATTACTGCAAAGGTTGGTCATTTATTCTGTATTAGTCTTTCGAGATGATTAACTTGACCAGTAGGTCTCATATAAAAGTATAGTGACAGCTGGATTATATAGTTGATTCTTGATGTCTGCGGTATTATTCGCTTCAGTCACACCTAATATTCGGCCTCAATATTGATGTACAATTCCCGGATATGTGGCGGGAACAGACGTAAGTTGCTCTCATTTTGTTCAAACTTAATTTAAGCTTGACAAAAACAACCTTTATCCAATTTTCCCTCATGGACTCGTGACAGCGGTGAGGATTGTACCCTCAGAAGTAGAATAACCTCTGTTTGTGTATATCAGAATTGATAGGAATGCACCACATGGGAAACTGTTCTGAGAGATGCAGAGAAAATGTAGAAATATTTTTGATAGGGTAATGGctttgaaatttattatcatATTCCCAAGGTTTGTCTGCTCTTAATTTTCGGCATCTTACAGTCATAATATGGAACTAAATACTTGTGTCAATGTACAATTATCATCTCAATACTGACTTTTGAGCTGGACAAATATTGGCCTTCTAATCTTGTTAGTTCCCGACTTCCTTGGTTTAGATTTCAAACAGGAATGACGTCCCTTTAATCTATCCCTACTTGGTGCTCGT of the Primulina huaijiensis isolate GDHJ02 chromosome 1, ASM1229523v2, whole genome shotgun sequence genome contains:
- the LOC140976525 gene encoding condensin complex subunit 2-like — translated: MAEALSPKVKQRAPFSPTSPFFLASNNDKLERAQARAARAAAVRRKLDAPTSTAPEDDPCLGKEQILLLLHNCIKLASENKINQKNTWELNLIDHLVEIIKVEEENDAETNFQKASCTLEAGVKIYSLRVDSVHSEAYKVLGGINRVGHENEQDPIVDDANINNEQEENDSKKEQGRKLSPLSTLEPSFNAINVKKFDVAFVVDPLYHQTSAQFDEGGVKGLLLNNLGVYADCRVLFDSMEVPGKCMSTTSQCEGGETVDLSFARECIEQMVLNMSNDIEISPSLGDILNQFDKDERIPYDLNSSEQVIGSSANKLDMDGDLFGNGETFGFSHDNHANTVDEGAYDQDPILPTQPDVSDSGDDSVKFHDLHEDDRIGEVDGYLFLSLGFSTKQNAWAGPNHWKYQKVKDPKDPAEEIGSAKAKKMKNKKAETDLDFSRAIDTDISNIFDAPKNPKSLLLPANRAPCNTKLPEDCHYQPEDLVKLFLLPNVLCLGKGGRRRKDEDIQHRDDFGETKFWDDDGGGFDGAFDDGHSNNDVEESSTLISQPRQVNRIEVSYDKTSKQVDVHVLKETLWDHIQKLNKTSVQEESPEGTISFRQVLSCFPDGCRAATSINDISPHLCFICLLHLANEHGMHINSCLSLDDLSIRIIPRIDTLS